The Bartonella sp. HY328 genome contains the following window.
CAAAACTTAACGGAATTTCGTATTTATCGCTGGTCACCAGATGATGGTGAAAATCCACGCCTTGACACTTTTTATGTGGATCGTGATTCATGTGGGCCGATGATTTTGGATGGACTTTTATACATCAAAAATCATGTTGACCCAACATTGACACTGCGTCGTTCTTGCCGTGAAGGTATTTGCGGCTCTTGTGCGATGAATATTGATGGCTCCAACACCCTTGCTTGTATTACCGGCATGGATGAAGTTAAGCACCCAATTAAGGTCTATCCATTGCCTTCAATGCCAGTGGTCAAAGATCTTGTGCCAGATCTTAATCGTTTCTATGCCCAGCATCGCTTGATCGAGCCTTGGTTGCAAACCGTATCGCCAACACCAGAAAAAGAATGGCTACAAAGCCATGATGATCGCTTGAAACTTGATGGGCTTTATGAGTGTATTTTATGCGCTTGCTGCCAGACATCTTGCCCAAGCTATTGGTGGAATGGTGATCGTTATCTGGGACCCTCGGTTCTATTGCAGGCTTATCGTTGGATTGCTGATTCACGCGATGAAGCAACCGGTGACCGCCTAGATAAGCTTGAAGATCCTTTCCGGCTTTATCGCTGTCATACCATCATGAACTGTACGCAAACTTGCCCTAAAGGACTAAATCCTGCCAAGGCAATTGCCGAGATTAAGAAATTGATGGTTGAGCGTCAGCTCTAATCCTATATTCTTTATGAGTGGATTGAAAATGCCCTGAATGAAAATTCAGGGCATTTTATTTTAAAGCCTATTCATGTCAAATTGCGCAATTTGACATTATGGTAATGGGCACTAAGCGGTGGCGTTAAGATATTTTCAAATCAACGCCCTGCATAAGTTTACAAAAACCCTCACATTTTGCTAAAAATTTGCAATAATGTTTAACTTTGTTTTTGAGACTCACGTGATTTATGCTAGTCACGAACAAACGAGGGAAAAACCCTAAGCAAAAGGAAGAATCATGTCTTATGATGTTGTGGTGATCGGTTCCGGCCCTGGCGGCTATGTTTGTGCATTCAAAGCAGCCCAATTAGGCCTTAAAACCGCAATGATTGAAAAACGTAAAACATTTGGTGGCACTTGCCTTAATGTTGGCTGCATTCCATCAAAGGCGTTGCTTCATGCTTCAGAAGTTTATGCTGAAGCCTCTCATGGCTATGACTCAATTGGTGTTAAAATTGGCAAACCAGAGTTTGATTTTGCCAAAATGATGGAATTTAAACAAAGCGTTATTGATG
Protein-coding sequences here:
- a CDS encoding succinate dehydrogenase iron-sulfur subunit; this translates as MVQMTLPKNSTVKKGKVWPKPEQNQNLTEFRIYRWSPDDGENPRLDTFYVDRDSCGPMILDGLLYIKNHVDPTLTLRRSCREGICGSCAMNIDGSNTLACITGMDEVKHPIKVYPLPSMPVVKDLVPDLNRFYAQHRLIEPWLQTVSPTPEKEWLQSHDDRLKLDGLYECILCACCQTSCPSYWWNGDRYLGPSVLLQAYRWIADSRDEATGDRLDKLEDPFRLYRCHTIMNCTQTCPKGLNPAKAIAEIKKLMVERQL